From Watersipora subatra chromosome 2, tzWatSuba1.1, whole genome shotgun sequence, one genomic window encodes:
- the LOC137388855 gene encoding neuronal acetylcholine receptor subunit alpha-7-like isoform X1, giving the protein MDVDEKNQVIQTNLWLIMQWSDYKLAWNPADYENITEIRLPAKLLWKPDILMYNSADPKFDGSYPVNMVVYNSGFVQQMPPGIFTSSCLINIRWFPFDIQSCQLKFGSWTYDGTKINLKVQAGVSTGSTDGYRKSGEWDLLGVPVERNVVLYDCCPDNPYIDLTYSINVRRRKLYYLVNIVLPCVMLAVLTLLTFTIPCEAGEKISFSVTILLSLTVFQLMVAEALPATSDAVPVIAVYFCCVMLLNSSSVAFAVLVLSYHHRGAMTHRMPAYIKNGICVWLAWLLRMKQSEEEEPRSAHHRGSSGKVSRLERQEYSTLSSKSLMCNIRDEDDYSLPGSPHLPSADFSIHKGKEVNRSPSPSLSDCTPTRTELRTILKELRLITEQMKKKQEEEKVVADWKFASRVIDRLLLWVFLILTLTSTCAILLTVPNMFASSQEIIT; this is encoded by the exons CAATGGAGTGATTACAAACTAGCCTGGAATCCTGCGGACTATGAGAACATAACTGAAATTAGACTGCCTGCAAAATTACTCTGGAAGCCAGACATTCTCATGTATAACAG CGCTGATCCCAAGTTTGACGGCAGCTACCCAGTCAATATGGTCGTCTACAACAGTGGATTTGTGCAGCAGATGCCACCCGGTATCTTTACCAGCTCTTGTCTCATTAACATCAGGTGGTTCCCATTTGATATCCAATCGTGTCAACTCAAGTTTGGTTCTTGGACATATGACGGGACAAAGATAAACTTAAAGGTGCAAGCAGGAGTCAGCACCGGCAGCACGGATGGGTACAGAAAAAGCGGAGAGTGGGACTTGCTTG GTGTACCAGTAGAGAGGAATGTGGTACTATATGATTGTTGCCCTGATAACCCTTATATAGATCTCACATACTCCATCAATGTCAGGAGAAGAAAACTCTATTATCTTGTTAACATAGTTCTTCCCTGTGTTATGCTGGCTGTTTTGACCTTGCTCACATTTACAATACCATGTGAGGCAGGAGAAAAAATCTCATTTA GTGTGACCATATTGCTGTCTCTCACAGTGTTTCAACTGATGGTAGCTGAGGCTCTTCCAGCAACTTCAGACGCAGTTCCAGTGATAG CCGTGTACTTCTGCTGTGTGATGCTGTTAAACTCATCTTCTGTCGCCTTCGCAGTGCTCGTTTTGAGTTACCATCATAGAGGAGCGATGACTCATCGGATGCCTGCATAT ATAAAAAATGGCATTTGTGTCTGGCTGGCCTGGCTGCTAAGAATGAAACAATCCGAAGAAGAAGAGCCTAGAAGTGCCCACCATAGAGGCTCAAGCGGAAAGGTAAGCAGGCTAGAGCGACAGGAATATAGCACCCTCAGCAGCAAAAGCCTCATGTGTAACATCAGAGATGAAGATGATTACAGCCTGCCAGGCAGCCCCCACCTTCCTTCCGCTGACTTCTCCATTCATAAAGGCAAAGAG gtAAACAGAAGTCCATCTCCTTCCTTATCAGACTGCACACCTACCCGTACAGAGCTCAGAACCATTCTAAAAGAACTAAGGCTAATCACAGAACAAATGAAAAAGAAGCAAGAAGAGGAAAAAGTGGTGGCAGACTGGAAGTTTGCCTCTAGAGTTATAGATAGACTCCTGCTATGGGTGTTCCTGATACTCACCCTCACATCAACCTGCGCTATTTTACTTACTGTGCCAAATATGTTTGCATCATCACAGGAAATTATTACATGA
- the LOC137388855 gene encoding neuronal acetylcholine receptor subunit alpha-7-like isoform X3: MDVDEKNQVIQTNLWLIMQWSDYKLAWNPADYENITEIRLPAKLLWKPDILMYNSADPKFDGSYPVNMVVYNSGFVQQMPPGIFTSSCLINIRWFPFDIQSCQLKFGSWTYDGTKINLKVQAGVSTGSTDGYRKSGEWDLLGVPVERNVVLYDCCPDNPYIDLTYSINVRRRKLYYLVNIVLPCVMLAVLTLLTFTIPCEAGEKISFSVTILLSLTVFQLMVAEALPATSDAVPVIAVYFCCVMLLNSSSVAFAVLVLSYHHRGAMTHRMPAYIKNGICVWLAWLLRMKQSEEEEPRSAHHRGSSGKVNRSPSPSLSDCTPTRTELRTILKELRLITEQMKKKQEEEKVVADWKFASRVIDRLLLWVFLILTLTSTCAILLTVPNMFASSQEIIT, encoded by the exons CAATGGAGTGATTACAAACTAGCCTGGAATCCTGCGGACTATGAGAACATAACTGAAATTAGACTGCCTGCAAAATTACTCTGGAAGCCAGACATTCTCATGTATAACAG CGCTGATCCCAAGTTTGACGGCAGCTACCCAGTCAATATGGTCGTCTACAACAGTGGATTTGTGCAGCAGATGCCACCCGGTATCTTTACCAGCTCTTGTCTCATTAACATCAGGTGGTTCCCATTTGATATCCAATCGTGTCAACTCAAGTTTGGTTCTTGGACATATGACGGGACAAAGATAAACTTAAAGGTGCAAGCAGGAGTCAGCACCGGCAGCACGGATGGGTACAGAAAAAGCGGAGAGTGGGACTTGCTTG GTGTACCAGTAGAGAGGAATGTGGTACTATATGATTGTTGCCCTGATAACCCTTATATAGATCTCACATACTCCATCAATGTCAGGAGAAGAAAACTCTATTATCTTGTTAACATAGTTCTTCCCTGTGTTATGCTGGCTGTTTTGACCTTGCTCACATTTACAATACCATGTGAGGCAGGAGAAAAAATCTCATTTA GTGTGACCATATTGCTGTCTCTCACAGTGTTTCAACTGATGGTAGCTGAGGCTCTTCCAGCAACTTCAGACGCAGTTCCAGTGATAG CCGTGTACTTCTGCTGTGTGATGCTGTTAAACTCATCTTCTGTCGCCTTCGCAGTGCTCGTTTTGAGTTACCATCATAGAGGAGCGATGACTCATCGGATGCCTGCATAT ATAAAAAATGGCATTTGTGTCTGGCTGGCCTGGCTGCTAAGAATGAAACAATCCGAAGAAGAAGAGCCTAGAAGTGCCCACCATAGAGGCTCAAGCGGAAAG gtAAACAGAAGTCCATCTCCTTCCTTATCAGACTGCACACCTACCCGTACAGAGCTCAGAACCATTCTAAAAGAACTAAGGCTAATCACAGAACAAATGAAAAAGAAGCAAGAAGAGGAAAAAGTGGTGGCAGACTGGAAGTTTGCCTCTAGAGTTATAGATAGACTCCTGCTATGGGTGTTCCTGATACTCACCCTCACATCAACCTGCGCTATTTTACTTACTGTGCCAAATATGTTTGCATCATCACAGGAAATTATTACATGA
- the LOC137388855 gene encoding neuronal acetylcholine receptor subunit alpha-7-like isoform X2 has protein sequence MDVDEKNQVIQTNLWLIMQWSDYKLAWNPADYENITEIRLPAKLLWKPDILIADPKFDGSYPVNMVVYNSGFVQQMPPGIFTSSCLINIRWFPFDIQSCQLKFGSWTYDGTKINLKVQAGVSTGSTDGYRKSGEWDLLGVPVERNVVLYDCCPDNPYIDLTYSINVRRRKLYYLVNIVLPCVMLAVLTLLTFTIPCEAGEKISFSVTILLSLTVFQLMVAEALPATSDAVPVIAVYFCCVMLLNSSSVAFAVLVLSYHHRGAMTHRMPAYIKNGICVWLAWLLRMKQSEEEEPRSAHHRGSSGKVSRLERQEYSTLSSKSLMCNIRDEDDYSLPGSPHLPSADFSIHKGKEVNRSPSPSLSDCTPTRTELRTILKELRLITEQMKKKQEEEKVVADWKFASRVIDRLLLWVFLILTLTSTCAILLTVPNMFASSQEIIT, from the exons CAATGGAGTGATTACAAACTAGCCTGGAATCCTGCGGACTATGAGAACATAACTGAAATTAGACTGCCTGCAAAATTACTCTGGAAGCCAGACATTCTCAT CGCTGATCCCAAGTTTGACGGCAGCTACCCAGTCAATATGGTCGTCTACAACAGTGGATTTGTGCAGCAGATGCCACCCGGTATCTTTACCAGCTCTTGTCTCATTAACATCAGGTGGTTCCCATTTGATATCCAATCGTGTCAACTCAAGTTTGGTTCTTGGACATATGACGGGACAAAGATAAACTTAAAGGTGCAAGCAGGAGTCAGCACCGGCAGCACGGATGGGTACAGAAAAAGCGGAGAGTGGGACTTGCTTG GTGTACCAGTAGAGAGGAATGTGGTACTATATGATTGTTGCCCTGATAACCCTTATATAGATCTCACATACTCCATCAATGTCAGGAGAAGAAAACTCTATTATCTTGTTAACATAGTTCTTCCCTGTGTTATGCTGGCTGTTTTGACCTTGCTCACATTTACAATACCATGTGAGGCAGGAGAAAAAATCTCATTTA GTGTGACCATATTGCTGTCTCTCACAGTGTTTCAACTGATGGTAGCTGAGGCTCTTCCAGCAACTTCAGACGCAGTTCCAGTGATAG CCGTGTACTTCTGCTGTGTGATGCTGTTAAACTCATCTTCTGTCGCCTTCGCAGTGCTCGTTTTGAGTTACCATCATAGAGGAGCGATGACTCATCGGATGCCTGCATAT ATAAAAAATGGCATTTGTGTCTGGCTGGCCTGGCTGCTAAGAATGAAACAATCCGAAGAAGAAGAGCCTAGAAGTGCCCACCATAGAGGCTCAAGCGGAAAGGTAAGCAGGCTAGAGCGACAGGAATATAGCACCCTCAGCAGCAAAAGCCTCATGTGTAACATCAGAGATGAAGATGATTACAGCCTGCCAGGCAGCCCCCACCTTCCTTCCGCTGACTTCTCCATTCATAAAGGCAAAGAG gtAAACAGAAGTCCATCTCCTTCCTTATCAGACTGCACACCTACCCGTACAGAGCTCAGAACCATTCTAAAAGAACTAAGGCTAATCACAGAACAAATGAAAAAGAAGCAAGAAGAGGAAAAAGTGGTGGCAGACTGGAAGTTTGCCTCTAGAGTTATAGATAGACTCCTGCTATGGGTGTTCCTGATACTCACCCTCACATCAACCTGCGCTATTTTACTTACTGTGCCAAATATGTTTGCATCATCACAGGAAATTATTACATGA